In one window of Bemisia tabaci chromosome 4, PGI_BMITA_v3 DNA:
- the LOC109044555 gene encoding LOW QUALITY PROTEIN: monocarboxylate transporter 12 (The sequence of the model RefSeq protein was modified relative to this genomic sequence to represent the inferred CDS: deleted 2 bases in 1 codon): MAQEKTDAALLDAERGEQDRSLDFNAIKLEIANGGKKAGPLASYLSSKYSYRAVALLGGLIASLGIILSSFATTVTHLVLCFGVMLGAGAGLSFPPGIFITTSYFVKYRGFANGIAISGSALGSMFLPAFIGYLLNNYGYRGAVLIIGGLTLNVLVGAMFYHPVEMHMKKVYVDKSKRKEEEKDSKAEQQPSNDTTDTKLETITDQSSSNGSISALVKELNLSPPTEIISNGLEQSKSDYLLSKDRGRTSPSSPPTPSPPRGRSASAPGSTTASPSRNSGAPARSSARSQSTPRTPRSSYVPSSRGKRKISTVSSSSLQYVSTAFHGSTLVGLNPEYSSKSKRSQGWTVLDCCKPKKPAPTKPPAKKKTSTLKDDYLALLRDPIFIIILISNGSNAIGYTNFTLLLPKYAVDLGYSKSHAAYLLSVIAALDLIGRVGGAALSDWLKVSRIVYFTGGLLVSGISLFILPLIPSYEAMAFVCAIFGLASGTYVGITAVVMVDLLGLERLSRSYGITLFVNGVLQLFGTPICNVFYEYLDSNKILFHVLGLSLIFGASAWLYYPFVKPKQTDD; encoded by the exons GCCCTTTAGCCAGTTATTTATCAAGCAAATATTCTTACCGCGCTGTGGCCCTACTCGGAGGACTGATAGCTTCATTAGGGATAATTCTGAGCTCTTTTGCAACGACCGTCACTCATCTTGTTCTATG ttttggagtgaTGCTTGGAGCAGGCGCAGGATTGTCGTTCCCACCCGGAATTTTCATCACGACTTCTTACTTCGTTAAATATCGTGGTTTCGCCAACGGCATTGCTATATCCGGCAGTGCCCTCGGATCTATGTTCCTACCCGCATTTATTGGATACCTGCTTAATAATTATGGATATCG AGGCGCTGTCTTGATCATAGGAGGTCTCACCCTGAACGTGCTGGTGGGCGCCATGTTCTACCACCCCGTGGAGATGCACATGAAGAAGGTCTACGTGGATAAATCCAAACggaaagaggaggagaaagacTCGAAGGCGGAGCAGCAACCCTCCAACGACACGACGGACACGAAGCTCGAGACCATCACCGACCAGAGCAGCTCCAACGGCTCGATCAGCGCCCTCGTCAAAGAACTGAACCTCTCGCCTCCCACCGAGATCATCAGCAACGGGCTGGAGCAGTCCAAGTCCGACTACCTGCTCAGCAAAGACCGGGGAAGAACCTCCCCCTCATCCCCGCCGACGCCATCGCCTCCCCGCGGAAGATCAGCGTCCGCTCCGGGGTCTACGACGGCCTCCCCATCCAGAAATTCGGGAGCACCGGCCAGGTCTTCCGCAAGATCTCAGTCAACTCCAAGAACCCCTCGGTCGTCT TACGTGCCGAGCTCTCGCGGCAAGCGGAAGATCAGCACCGTCTCGTCCTCGTCGCTCCAGTACGTGAGCACAGCCTTCCACGGGAGCACGCTGGTCGGCCTGAACCCCGAGTACTCCTCCAAGTCGAAGAGGAGCCAAGGCTGGACCGTGCTGGACTGCTGCAAGCCGAAGAAACCGGCGCCGACCAAGCCCCCGGCCAAGAAGAAGACGTCGACCCTGAAGGACGACTACTTGGCGCTCCTGCGCGACCCCatcttcatcatcatcctcatctCGAACGGCTCCAACGCCATCGGGTACACCAACTTCACCCTCCTGCTGCCCAAGTACGCGGTGGACTTGGGCTACAGCAAGTCCCACGCCGCCTACCTCTTGTCTGTGATAGCCGCCTTGGATCTGATCGGTCGCGTCGGCGGGGCCGCCCTCTCCGACTGGCTCAAGGTGAGCCGGATCGTGTACTTCACCGGCGGACTCCTCGTCTCTGGCATTTCCTTGTTCATCCTCCCGCTCATCCCGAGCTACGAGGCGATGGCCTTCGTCTGCGCCATCTTCGGCCTCGCCTCCGGCACCTACGTCGGGATCACGGCTGTGGTCATGGTCGATCTCCTCGGGCTGGAGCGACTCTCGCGATCCTACGGGATAACCCTCTTCGTCAACGGCGTGCTCCAGCTCTTCGGGACGCCCATTTGCAATGTGTTCTACGAGTACTTGGACTCGAACAAGATCCTTTTCCACGTTCTCGGGCTTTCTCTCATCTTCGGAGCGTCGGCGTGGCTCTACTACCCTTTCGTCAAACCCAAGCAGACTGATGACTGA